GTCCAGCAATTGATTGGCATCGGCGTGGGCGGAAGCCGCGGTGAGTTGCACCACTTCGGCGCGCACCGGCAGGTCTTGTCCGTGCAAGCGCAGTTGCTTGCTGCCGCTGGCCAGGGTGGCGCCGCGGGTGCCGGGTGCCTGGTAGCCGGTCAGCACGATGACATTGCGGTGGTCACCCAGGTATTTGGCCAGATGGTGCAGTACACGCCCACCGGTGGCCATGCCGCTGGCCGACAGGATTACCTTGGGCCCGTGCATCAAGGCAATGGCTTTGGATTCATCGGTTGTTCGGGTCATCTTCGCCACCGATTCCATGGCGTGGATCTGAGCGGCATCAAGGCGGTGTTCGCCCATGTGGCGTCCATAGAGCCCGGTGGTGTGGATGGCCATGGGGCTGTCGAGGTAGACCGGCAGGCTGTGCGGCAAATCTCCGCTCGCTTTCAGCCCTGCAATGGTGTGCAGCAGGGCTTGCGCCCGTCCCACGGCAAATGCGGGCAACACAGCTGTGCCACCCCGCGCCGCACAGCGTTGCAAGGTGGGGCCCAACTCGGCGAATACATCGTCCTTTGGGTGTTCCCGGTTGCCGTAGGTCGATTCGATGACCACGGTATCCGCCGCTGGGGGCGTTTCTGGAGGCAACATCAGGACATCGTCAGGCCGACCCAGATCGCCGGAAAACACGATGCGCCGACCGCCCACTTCAAGCAGGATGCTGGCGGCCCCGAGAATGTGGCCCGCGCCGAAGAACTGCGCCTGCCAACCGGGCAACGGTTCAAAAACACGGCCCATGGCCACCGTGCGAATCTGTTTCAGGCAACGCATGGCGTCGTCTTCGGTGTAGAGCGGCAAGGCGGGTGAGTGCTTGGAGAAACCGTGGCGATTGGCAAAGTCGGCGTCGGCTTCCTGAATATGGCCGCTGTCGGGCAAAAGAATGGCGGCCAGATCTCGGGTGGCTTCCGTGGCCCAGACCTTGCCGCGAAAACCCTCTTTGGCCAGCAACGGGAGGTAACCGGTGTGATCCAGGTGTGCGTGGGTCAGCAGCA
This region of Hydrogenophaga crassostreae genomic DNA includes:
- a CDS encoding MBL fold metallo-hydrolase; this encodes MTVSIRFLGAAGTVTGSKYLVEHEGQSVMIDCGLFQGYKQLRLRNRDPLPLLPNHIGAVLLTHAHLDHTGYLPLLAKEGFRGKVWATEATRDLAAILLPDSGHIQEADADFANRHGFSKHSPALPLYTEDDAMRCLKQIRTVAMGRVFEPLPGWQAQFFGAGHILGAASILLEVGGRRIVFSGDLGRPDDVLMLPPETPPAADTVVIESTYGNREHPKDDVFAELGPTLQRCAARGGTAVLPAFAVGRAQALLHTIAGLKASGDLPHSLPVYLDSPMAIHTTGLYGRHMGEHRLDAAQIHAMESVAKMTRTTDESKAIALMHGPKVILSASGMATGGRVLHHLAKYLGDHRNVIVLTGYQAPGTRGATLASGSKQLRLHGQDLPVRAEVVQLTAASAHADANQLLDWLRAMPSAPKRVFVTHGDPDASDQLRHRIECELLWPALVPEHGSTWPA